Proteins from one Porites lutea chromosome 3, jaPorLute2.1, whole genome shotgun sequence genomic window:
- the LOC140931611 gene encoding uncharacterized protein, with protein MTTKGLSFLPVTPSPSSSNVAGYASNATQSFGNTSTELASQGLSTQLLTKSTVMTEVGVSQSDTLIHPTSTQFPAAKTSWQRSSSVMLPPPTAPPPGVPDPPVILNVTVLSARSVFLTWNTTSAQSAANYSVEFSNDSFTWKNATCNQSFVREACIVQHSEAMVSWLKPYTNYTFRVAAENSFGRSNYSGESKLILTDEAGNCLPRGIFSFFFVLILIHLPLSTMQCTCITLFENIPVVAHTVGCGLKMKKKKE; from the exons ATGACCACCAAGGGTTTATCCTTTCTTCCTGTGACACCATCACCTTCCTCAAGCAATGTTGCTGGTTACGCTAGTAACGCCACTCAGTCATTTGGCAACACTTCAACAG AACTAGCTAGCCAAGGTTTATCCACTCAGTTGTTGACCAAATCCACCGTTATGACTGAAGTTGGTGTTTCCCAAAGTGATACCTTGATTCACCCAACCAGTACACAGTTTCCAGCTGCAAAGACGTCATGGCAACGGAGTTCAAGTGTTATGCTTCCTCCACCAACTGCTCCACCACCAG GTGTGCCAGACCCACCGGTCATTTTAAATGTCACAGTTTTATCAGCTCGCAGTGTTTTCCTGACTTGGAATACCACTAGTGCACAGTCTGCAGCAAACTATTCAGTTGAGTTTAGTAATGATTCTTTCACATGGAAAAATGCAACATGTAACCAGTCTTTTGTGCGGGAGGCTTGCATTGTTCAACACAGTGAGGCCATGGTTTCATGGCTGAAACCTTATACAAACTACACATTCAGAGTTGCTGCTGAAAATTCCTTCGGTAGAAGCAATTACAGTGGAGAGAGCAAACTGATTTTGACTGATGAAGCAGGTAACTGCTTGCCCCGTggaattttctcctttttctttgtattaattttaataCATTTGCCACTTTCCACTATGCAGTGTACCTGTATCACTCTCTTTGAGAATATACCAGTTGTTGCACATACAGTAGGCTGTGgactaaaaatgaaaaaaaaaaaagaataa